A window of the Miscanthus floridulus cultivar M001 chromosome 14, ASM1932011v1, whole genome shotgun sequence genome harbors these coding sequences:
- the LOC136503115 gene encoding uncharacterized protein: protein MALNTIYNGIDSKVFEQIKDLEKAYDVWVRLEETYEGTSTVKSAKLYMLKDKLSNFKMKDDESIPEMFYRLQVIINDLKSLGEKVKDEDFSHNDNEENEKKKKNKKEKKENKEKKMTFKKKKKKGGSYVVAWDSDASLDDDDSSDDDKASKKKKALASIAINNKPSLFDASSCFMAKGSKVKYDECDDDSENENENDSDSDDDNEFSNEQLVDMLQQGDSIIHKKNKCKELQKKLSTLKQSFDELNATHERLMEAHEKLGKAHSKLEKAHSLLLEQNEERLIIYHHYHFYLHY, encoded by the exons aTGGCACTCAACACTATTTACAATGGCATTGATTCaaaagtgtttgagcaaatcaaagatcttgagaaggcaTATGATGTTTGGGTaagattagaggaaacatatgagggcacttcaACGGTAAAAAGTGCTAAGCTCTACATGCTCAAAGACAAGCTAtcaaacttcaagatgaaggatgatgagtccattccagagatgttctataggcttcaagtcatcatcaatgatctcaagagtttgggtgagaaggtgaaggatgaggacttctctcataa tgacaatgaggagaatgagaagaagaagaagaacaagaaagaaaagaaggagaacaaagaaaagaagatgacattcaagaagaagaagaagaagggtggatcctATGTGGTggcatgggatagtgatgcttctttggatgatgatgattctagtgatgatgacaaggcatccaagaagaagaaggctcttgcaagtattgctatcaacaacaagccttcactatttgacgcttcatcatgcttcatggccaagGGCTCTAAGGTCAAATATGATGAgtgtgatgatgatagtgaaaatgaaaatgagaatgatagtgatagtgatgatgataatgaattcTCTAATGAACAACTTGTAGACATGCTACAACAAGGTGATTCAATAATTCATAAAAAGAACaagtgcaaagaattgcaaaaGAAACTTAGTACTcttaagcaatcctttgatgagctcaatgctactcatgagaggctaatggaagcccatgagaagcttggcaaggctcactctaagcttgaaaaggctcactccttgcttcttgaacaaaatgaggAAAGG CTCATCATCTACCACCACTACCACTTCTATCTCCActactag